The following coding sequences lie in one Candidatus Coatesbacteria bacterium genomic window:
- a CDS encoding DUF2179 domain-containing protein produces the protein MSRVRGFKPLLRSLGKLDWRSLLREYALIVAGCAIGSFGLVAFLVPYKIAPGGVGGLAIALHHIFELPVGMTMLAINIPLFLLGIRFLGGGFGVKTVVGMVLYSVMTDLFDLVIQIGVLTEDKIMAGIYGAVLLGLGLGLVFRGGGSTGGTDIPARILARYTGFSTGVSFLFFDAAIIAFAGAVFQSIDLVLYGFGALWISIKVIDLILEGFGYARAALIVTELPDIVYYQIMAGLNRGATRLPARGMYSNEEKSLLYCVVGMREVGRLKSLIKAADPRAFVVITDVHEVLGYGFRRRGSA, from the coding sequence GTGAGTCGCGTCCGTGGTTTCAAGCCCCTGTTGCGCAGTTTGGGCAAGCTGGACTGGCGCAGCCTGCTGCGCGAGTACGCCCTGATCGTCGCGGGCTGCGCCATCGGCAGCTTCGGCCTGGTGGCCTTTCTGGTGCCCTACAAGATCGCCCCGGGCGGCGTCGGCGGACTGGCCATCGCCCTGCACCATATCTTTGAGCTGCCCGTGGGGATGACGATGCTGGCCATCAACATTCCCTTGTTCCTGCTGGGGATCCGCTTCCTCGGCGGCGGCTTCGGCGTCAAGACCGTCGTCGGCATGGTGCTCTACTCGGTGATGACCGACCTGTTCGACCTGGTGATCCAGATCGGCGTCCTGACCGAGGACAAGATCATGGCCGGTATCTACGGCGCGGTGCTGTTGGGCCTGGGTCTGGGGTTGGTGTTCCGTGGCGGCGGCTCGACGGGGGGCACCGACATCCCGGCCCGCATCCTGGCCCGCTACACCGGCTTCTCCACCGGGGTCAGCTTCCTGTTCTTCGACGCCGCGATCATCGCCTTCGCCGGAGCCGTCTTCCAGAGTATCGACCTGGTGCTTTACGGCTTCGGCGCGTTGTGGATCTCGATCAAGGTCATCGATCTGATCCTCGAGGGCTTCGGCTACGCCCGGGCCGCCCTGATCGTCACCGAGCTGCCCGACATCGTCTACTACCAGATCATGGCCGGGCTCAACCGCGGGGCCACCCGGCTGCCCGCCCGCGGGATGTACTCCAACGAGGAAAAGTCGCTGCTCTACTGCGTTGTCGGCATGCGCGAGGTCGGGCGGCTCAAGAGCTTGATCAAGGCCGCCGATCCACGGGCCTTCGTGGTGATCACCGACGTCCACGAGGTGCTGGGTTATGGTTTCCGGCGCCGGGGATCGGCCTGA